TCACCTACACCTTCCCCTGGCTCAATGCGCGCCTGGGCCCTGCCGGCAGTTTCTGGACGTACGGCCTGATCTGCGCGGCCGGCTTTGTGTTTATCCTGCGGCGTGTACCGGAAACCTCCGGCGTGACGCTGGAAGCGATGGAGGCACGATTGACTGGCGGGCGGGACTGAGCTGCGTTCGCGGGTCGCACCTGCCGAATGTGCAGGCGGAAGTGACCGCCGTTCCCCTGGCCGAACGCGTGTTCAGTCGTGATAGATCTGGCTGCGTCCGCCATCGATCAGCAGATCGGTGGCGTTGACGAAGCGCGCTTCGTCGCTGGCCAGAAACAGCGCCGCGTAGGCGACTTCCTCGGGTTTGCCGATGCGCTTGCAAGGCAGCAGTTCGGCCTGACGAAGGCGCTCAGCCTCGGGATCCGGGCAGGACTGGAAATAGCGTTCGGCCGCCGGCGTCATGATCAGGCCGGGCGAGATGGAGTTCACGCGAATGCCGCGTGCGGCGTATTCGATGCCGAGCGAACGGGTCAGTCCGATCAGGCCGTGCTTGGCGACGGGGTAGGGGAATGCACCGGGGATGATCTTGTGACCATGTACCGATGCGATGTTGACGACGTGTCCGTAGCCGGCGGCAAGCATGGTGGGCAGTGCTGCGCGGATGCAGTGCCAAGCGCCCGCCAGGTTCGTATCCAGGCAACGGCGCCAGTCCTGTTCGGTGGTCTGCAGCGGGTCGCCGAACACATTGATGCCCGCGCAGTTGATCAGGATGTCCAGGCCGCCGAGTGCATCTATGGCCTCGGCAATGGCGGTATCGACCTGCGTCGCCGAGGAAACGTCGGCACCCACGGCCACCATGCGACGCCCAGTCGTCTTCATCAGTGCATCACCCACGGCCTTTGCCGGGGCCGCGGTAAGGTCGAGCAGGGCCAGGTCGGCTCCCTCGCGTGCGAAGAGTTCGGCAATGGCGCTGCCGATGCCGCTGCCTGCGCCCGTGATCAAGGCGTGTTTTCCCTGCAGTCGCGGTCGACCCGTGGTGGCGAAGTCGTGGGCGCTCGTGTTCATGCGGACTGGCCTCGGTGGATCAGGGATTAACAGCGAGAAGCGGAGCACCGGTAGCTCCCAGTGGGCGCACCCGGAACGCAAAGTGTCGGCTCAATGGTTCGCCCGGTGACAGTCGCGTCATGCCATGGGCCATCGGGCCGCCGGAACGGTGCACCGCATCGATGCAATGGTCCACCGGTTCGAAACAGAAAAAGTCGGCGCCCACGGGCGTGTAGAGAATGAAGGCGTCCACGTTGGCGGCCAGGTCCAGCGCCAGCCCCAGGCCGGGCCACTCGATGGTGGCCTGGCCATTCCATCCGGTAAAGCAGTGGTTGAGCTCCTCGCCGGGGATGGCGCGACCATCGCGAAAATCCCAGGCGGGCGGCACGTCGACGCGCTCGACCGGCATCGGCGACTGCCCGTCGTTGAGCCAGACCTGAGTGGCGGCGGCGCGTAATCGTGCGCCGCCGTGAAGCAGGAAGAAGGGGTGTAGCCCCAGGCCAAACGGCAAGCTGGCGTCACCTTCGTTGCGTACAGTCAGTGCGATTCGCAGTGTGTCGTCGTGCAGTGCATAGTGCTGGTTGGCGCGGTACGCATAGGCGCCCGGTGTAGCGTCATCCAGCGCGAGCTCGACCCCGTTGGAATCTTGCCGTTCGACCCGCCATGCGCGCTGCCACCCGGTGCCGTGGATCGGGTACGGGTCATCGGCGCGGTTCAGCGGCAGCGAAACGCGGGTGCTTTCGAATTCAAAGCCGCCATGGTCGATGCGGTTGCTCCACGGCACCAGCGGGTAGCAGGCCAATCGGTTTGGCTCAAACGCATCCGTTGGCATGGCCGGTGGTCGCAGCGGGCGCATGAGCGGGATGCGGGCGTCTCCCTGTTGTGCATCAAGAAAGGCCATGCCGCCGCCGAACGACGGGCAGATGCCGGCAGTCAGTCCCGTGCCTTCCAACTCGATCATGCGGGTCATGTTCTTTCTTCTTGTCAGTGTTGTGCGCGCCAGTGTGGATTGCCTGGCTGCCGTCACAGTGGAAGGTGCGACCGGTTCGGATCGTCGCACCATATATATAGTATGATGATTGGTGGCATGGCAATGCGGGCGCTGCGGCGGCTTGTCTGGATGCGCTGCATCATGGAATGGCCGTACTGAAGCACGTCGCCCCAGTCCTTGCTCATGCCCATTACTCATTTGTCTCCAGTCGCCCGTGCTGCGTCACGGCACGGCTCGCCTGGCCTGGCCGCCTCCGAGGCTTGCGCGGTGATGATTGAGGGCCCTGATGTATACTTTCTTGTATGACAATTTGGGCTTTTCGCCGCACAGGGGCGCATTCATGACCAAACGCTCCACTCCGCCTTCACCGGCTCGCCCGCGCCATCTCCCGGTGGCCACCACGTCGTCGCGCAGCCTGTATGGCCATGTGGTGCACGAACTGGGTCAGCGCATCATCGGTGGCGACATCAAGCCCGGCGAGCTTCTGCCGCGCGAGGAGTTGCTCGCTGAAGAACTCGAGGTAAGCCGTACCGCCCTGCGCGAAGGCATGAAGGTGCTGGTTGCGAAGGGCCTGGTGGAATCCCGGCCCAAGGTCGGCACGCGCGTGCGCGACACGCGCGCATGGCATCAGCTCGATGCCGACGTACTGGCCTGGCGCTGTGCGCTGATGCCCACCGAGGATTTCGTGCGCAAGCTTGCCGACATGCGCGAGGTGATCGAGCCGGCCGCTGCGGCCACGGCCGCGAAGTACCGTACCTACGAACAGCTTCGCCAGATCGAAGAGGCGTTTGCGGCCATGGAGGCGGCGGCCAACCTGGACGCCTGGGCCGATGCCGACCTGGCCTTTCACGAGGCGGTGCTCAATGCCACCAACAACGAGTTGATGGTTTCGCTGTTCACCGTGATCGAAAGCGCCATGGCGACGTTCTTTGTGCTTTCCGCGCGCACGGCCAAGAACTTCAAGGATGCACTGCCGCTTCATGGCGAGGTGCTTGATGCGATCCGTCGCAGCGATCCCGACGCGGCCCGCGGCGCCATGCTGGCGATGGTGGAAGAGTCGCGCGCCAATATGCGCAGGGGCAGCGCGGAGCGCGGCTGATCGAACAACGAGCGAGTCGGCGCTCGCGCTTCATCGCCTGGCCGGCACGGCGAGGTGTAACGGCCTCAGTTGCCCTGTGATGGCGCGGAGCCGTGCGTCAATGCCGCGGACACTTCGTGGCTTGCCTCGATCAGCAGGCGCGTGGTTTTCGCCATGTCGAGCGTGGAGCCGCGACGTTCGATGAAGGGGATGGTCAGGGCGCAGATGGCGCGGTCGTGCTGCATCACCGGCGCGGAGATGTCGGTGACGCCATCCACCACCTGGCTGGCAATGGTGGCCACGCCGGCGGCCCGGATGTCGCGTATCGCGGTTTCCACCGGGGCGCGGCGCAGGTCCGGCTCGTGCGCCATCATCATGGTGAACCAGCGCTCGCGCATTTCGTCGTCCTGCCACGCCAGCAGCACCAGACCGGATGCGGAGTGGGAGATCGGGCGACGATGGCCCACGCGCACCACCAGTCCGATTTCGCCCGGCGGATCGACGCGCGCGATCACCACGATCTGTTCCTGTGACGGCACCACCAGGTGGCACGACTGGTCGATGTCATCGGCCAGCCGGTGCATGACGGGCAGCGCGGTTTCCACCAGGCTTTTCACCGGTGGCTGCTCCATGCCGAGGCGGAACAGCCGTGGCGTGAGCGCATAGCGGCCTTCACCATCCGGGCGGCTGATGTAGTCGCGTTCTTCCAGCACCTGCAGCATGCGGAAAATCTCGCCGCGCGAACGGCCCACGCCTTCGGAGATCTCCGCAATGGTCAGCGGGGCAACGGCGCGTGCCAGCAGTTCCAGGATGTCCAGGCCCTTGTCGAGGGCGGGCGCGCGGTATTTGGGAGACTCAGCAGCCATAAGCGTCCGTGTATGGAGTGGCACACCAATGCGGGTCATGGTTGGGTGCCGGGGATTTGTCGTCGTCCCGGACTACCATGCTGCGCCGCAACTTGTTATACAGATAAATTATAAGTTCATATTTGCACAAATTCCGGGTCCGGTGCAGACGGACCGCCATGGGCAATTGCCGGAGGATGACATCTATGCACCCACAAGCCCCGCCGACGACGGCAGGTGGCCGCTTCAGGGGGAGCACACCGCTGCTGCCTCTCGCATTGATCGTAAGTCTTTTCTTCCTCTGGGGCGTTGCCAACAACCTCAACGACGTCCTGGTGGCGCAGTTCAAGAAGACTTTCACGCTGTCGGATTTCCAGGCGGCGCTGGTGCAGAGCGCGTTCTATCTCGGTTACTTCGTGGTGGCGCTTCCGGCGGGTGCGTTCATGCGGCGCCACGGCTACAAGTCTGCCGTGGTGCTTGGCTTGTGCCTCTACGGTGTGGGCGCCCTGTTGTTCTGGCCGGCGGCGGCGCACGCGGCCTACCCGATGTTCCTCGCGGCCTTGTTCGTGATCGCCTGCGGCCTGGCCTTTCTGGAAACCTCGGCCAATCCTTACGTCACGCTGCTCGGCCCTGCGGAGTCTGCTGCCGCGCGGCTCAATCTGGCCCAGGCCTTCAACCCGCTGGGCTCCATCGTCGGCGTGCTCGTCGGCCAGCGCTTCATCCTGAGTGGCGTGGAGCACACGCCGGCGGAATTGGCGGGCATGAGCGCGGGCGCCCGCGATGCCTTCATGCGAGGCGAAGCAGCAGCGGTGCAGATTCCCTATCTGGTGATCGGTTTGTGCGTGCTCGCCTGGGCCCTGGTGATCCTGCTGACCCGTTTTCCGCCCACTGACATGGGCGAAGAATCCACGCCAGCCATGCGCGGGGTGCTCAGGCGCCTGCTGCGTGATGGCCGCCTGCTGGGCGCCGTTGCCGCGCAGTTTTTCTACGTGGGTGCGCAGGTCGCCGTGTTCAGTCACATGATCCGTTACACGCAGGCGACCATGCCGGGTACCTCGGACAAGATGGCGGCGAGCTTCGTTACCGCCGGGCTGGTGTGTTTCATGGTCGGCCGCTTTGCGGGTGCCGCGCTGATGAAGCACTTCAAGGCCTCGCGCGTGCTCGCGTTGTTCGCGCTGGCGAATGTGCTGCTGATGGTGCTGGCGGCCTTCGTGCCGGGGCGCGCGGGCATCTATGCGCTGGTGGCGTCGAGCTTCTTCATGTCGGTGATGTATCCCACCATCTTCGCGCTGGGCGTGGAGGGCAGGGATGATGATGAGCGCAAGCTGGGTGCCGCGCTGCTGGTCATGGCCATCATCGGCGGCGCCGTGCTGACCGCGGCCATGGGCGTGGCGTCGGATCGCGTGGGCATCGCGCACGCCATGCTGGTGCCGGCCGTGTGTTTCGTGGCGATCTTCCTGTTTGCCCAGCAGCGCCGGCAGCATGCCGTGGCGGGAGCGACGGCATGACCTGGCAATGCCTGGCGCTGGACCTGCGCGACGATCCCTCGCTCATCGCCGAATACGAAAACTGGCACCGTCGCGAAAACATCTGGCCGGAGATCGTGGCCTCGATCCGCCAGGCGGGCATCCTGGACATGCAGATCTTCCGCACGGGCACGCGCCTGGTGATGCTGATGCGTGTGTCGCCGGATTTCGATCCGGCCGCCAAGGCCGCGGCGGACGCCGCCAGTGCGCGCGTGCAGGCTTGGGAGGCGCTGATGTCCACCTATCAGCAGCCGCTGCCTTGGGCGGCGGCCGGGCAGAAGTGGCTGCCGATGGAGCGGATCTTCGATCTGGCCGGTTGCGACGGCTGATCAGGCTTTGCGCCAGATCACCTCGCGCGGAATGGAGGCCGCATCGCGCTGGCCGGTGAGGGCCATGGTGACGCTCAACTCGCGCCGTATCAGTTCGATGGCCTGCGTCACGCCCTGCTGACCGTTGGCGCCAAGCCCATACAGGAAAGCCTTGCCGATCAGGCCGGCGCGCGCGCCCAGTGCCAGTGCCTTGAACAGGTCCTGCCCGCTGGTGATGCCGCTGTCGAACAGTACTTCGGTGCCGCCCTGCACCGCATCGACGATGGATGCAAGCACGTCGATGGTGGCGGGTGCGCCGTCCAGCTGACGGCCGCCATGGTTGGATACCACGATGGCATCCACGCCATGCTGCACGGCCAGCCGCGCATCCTCGGGATCCAGGATGCCCTTGATGATCAGCTTGCCCGGCCACTCCTTGCGGATCCACGCCAGGTCGTCCCAGTTCAAGGTGGGGTCGAACTGGCTGG
The nucleotide sequence above comes from Dyella telluris. Encoded proteins:
- the fucP gene encoding L-fucose:H+ symporter permease codes for the protein MHPQAPPTTAGGRFRGSTPLLPLALIVSLFFLWGVANNLNDVLVAQFKKTFTLSDFQAALVQSAFYLGYFVVALPAGAFMRRHGYKSAVVLGLCLYGVGALLFWPAAAHAAYPMFLAALFVIACGLAFLETSANPYVTLLGPAESAAARLNLAQAFNPLGSIVGVLVGQRFILSGVEHTPAELAGMSAGARDAFMRGEAAAVQIPYLVIGLCVLAWALVILLTRFPPTDMGEESTPAMRGVLRRLLRDGRLLGAVAAQFFYVGAQVAVFSHMIRYTQATMPGTSDKMAASFVTAGLVCFMVGRFAGAALMKHFKASRVLALFALANVLLMVLAAFVPGRAGIYALVASSFFMSVMYPTIFALGVEGRDDDERKLGAALLVMAIIGGAVLTAAMGVASDRVGIAHAMLVPAVCFVAIFLFAQQRRQHAVAGATA
- a CDS encoding L-rhamnose mutarotase — translated: MTWQCLALDLRDDPSLIAEYENWHRRENIWPEIVASIRQAGILDMQIFRTGTRLVMLMRVSPDFDPAAKAAADAASARVQAWEALMSTYQQPLPWAAAGQKWLPMERIFDLAGCDG
- a CDS encoding FadR/GntR family transcriptional regulator, producing MTKRSTPPSPARPRHLPVATTSSRSLYGHVVHELGQRIIGGDIKPGELLPREELLAEELEVSRTALREGMKVLVAKGLVESRPKVGTRVRDTRAWHQLDADVLAWRCALMPTEDFVRKLADMREVIEPAAAATAAKYRTYEQLRQIEEAFAAMEAAANLDAWADADLAFHEAVLNATNNELMVSLFTVIESAMATFFVLSARTAKNFKDALPLHGEVLDAIRRSDPDAARGAMLAMVEESRANMRRGSAERG
- a CDS encoding SDR family oxidoreductase — its product is MNTSAHDFATTGRPRLQGKHALITGAGSGIGSAIAELFAREGADLALLDLTAAPAKAVGDALMKTTGRRMVAVGADVSSATQVDTAIAEAIDALGGLDILINCAGINVFGDPLQTTEQDWRRCLDTNLAGAWHCIRAALPTMLAAGYGHVVNIASVHGHKIIPGAFPYPVAKHGLIGLTRSLGIEYAARGIRVNSISPGLIMTPAAERYFQSCPDPEAERLRQAELLPCKRIGKPEEVAYAALFLASDEARFVNATDLLIDGGRSQIYHD
- a CDS encoding aldose 1-epimerase, whose protein sequence is MTRMIELEGTGLTAGICPSFGGGMAFLDAQQGDARIPLMRPLRPPAMPTDAFEPNRLACYPLVPWSNRIDHGGFEFESTRVSLPLNRADDPYPIHGTGWQRAWRVERQDSNGVELALDDATPGAYAYRANQHYALHDDTLRIALTVRNEGDASLPFGLGLHPFFLLHGGARLRAAATQVWLNDGQSPMPVERVDVPPAWDFRDGRAIPGEELNHCFTGWNGQATIEWPGLGLALDLAANVDAFILYTPVGADFFCFEPVDHCIDAVHRSGGPMAHGMTRLSPGEPLSRHFAFRVRPLGATGAPLLAVNP
- a CDS encoding IclR family transcriptional regulator, with protein sequence MAAESPKYRAPALDKGLDILELLARAVAPLTIAEISEGVGRSRGEIFRMLQVLEERDYISRPDGEGRYALTPRLFRLGMEQPPVKSLVETALPVMHRLADDIDQSCHLVVPSQEQIVVIARVDPPGEIGLVVRVGHRRPISHSASGLVLLAWQDDEMRERWFTMMMAHEPDLRRAPVETAIRDIRAAGVATIASQVVDGVTDISAPVMQHDRAICALTIPFIERRGSTLDMAKTTRLLIEASHEVSAALTHGSAPSQGN